The window GTGGTTGCCAGCATCCCCTGGACAGCAGCTCTGTTAGCTCTGGCTGCCCACGGGTGTTCTGCAGTGCCCCTCAGCAATGAACCAGCGTGGGCAGCCCAGAGAAAACTCCCTGTGACATtgctctggggagcagagcagattGCAAAAGGCTTTCTCTCAGCTACAGGTGAGTTTTCAGTCCTGCTCGCGAGGTGGAGGCAGCTTGGAATGTGACCTTCCTCGCATGTTCTCCTGCAGGTGTAAGAAATTGGGGATAACCCTGGGAACTGAAACAGGGGTGAGCAGCTCATTGTGCCAGCAGGACCCCTTCTGTGTGGCAGAGCAGTGTCAGAGCACCCCAATTACAAGTCTTGGGATTGTCTCTAATCGTGTTAATGTTTAGGTTTGCCTGGGGCCTCTTGGTGCTGCCAGGCTACAGAGAGTgaggctgggggaggctgcaggtgtttgacagcagcagctgggaggggagggaggcagcTCCTCTCAGCCAGGCTCCTCTCAGGCTCTGTCACATcccctcagagcaggaaaaggacagGAGCACCAGGAtgcatccccagcctggctttTCTTCTGGAAAGCTGGATAAAGGCAGATGCCCGCCAAAGCTGCCCATTGCCTTTGCAGTTGGTGTTTTTGTGGATCAGAACacccttctccctctcccctgtAATTTGCCCATTAATTCCCACACCCCAGGGTTGTTGCAGTGGTATAATCATGCAACCTGCTAGGTAAAGCCAGAATGAGACTGAAGGAGAACATAAATGCTGGGTCTTTTTTTTATTGTCAGAGGTTTCAGGGTTGATAAGAGGTATTCAAGGGTCAGGGGTTTAGGAAGTCATCTGCCATGGGGAACATTATCAGGGAGGGATGCTCTTTCTCAGCTGAATCCTGTCAAGAACTTAACAGGCTTCAAGAGACCGCAAGGCAAGAACTCCACGGCTTCTcctgcagagaaagaaatcagTAAGAAATCAGTACCTCAGAGACAGAACATCTGGGCTTTTACTGCTGGTCTGTCCCTCTGCACCACAGAGGGACTTCTGAACTCCATTCCAcatatttccttttattattgACATATAAAGACAAGCAAAGTTCTTAATTTAAAAGACCAAATAGTCTTTAAGAAACAGACTTTGCTGAGAGAAAACTCTTTTGCAAATCATGTAAGAGGAAAACATGGAACACAATGTTGTGTCTTTATATCTGAAACAAAGGAGTTCCTAGCaaactctcaaaaaaaaaattaaaaattacccTTAATggtgagagaaaaacaaatgaaataaaagcacTTTACTTCTCCAGCCAGTGTCCAAGACTGATTAGCCAGTTTAAGCTAAGTTAATTCACCACTGAGTAGGTGAAGAGATTTATTCCATACGTACAGGTAGGCATTGCAGAACGTGCATTTGTTGGGGTAGGTGACACCATCAGACCCACAGTGGGGGACATACTCCATGGAGCACATGTTCCTGATGGTCCTCTGGTTCCTGCAGTAGACAGGTGCAGCCTgtattcacaaaaaaaaaaaaaaaaaaaaaaaaaaaaaaaatcaaaaaaagagCTCTTAACCAAAGCTGGGTGAGAAAGTTGGCATCAGGAGGCCCCACACACCCCTTGAGCTGCCCCCTTGCTGCCCAGATGCTGAGGAAaagcccagggatggggcaggatgCAGAGGAGTGCTGCCTCCAGCCATGCAGAGCCTGGGAAACCACTGCAAACGATGCTGCAGTAACTTTGACAACAACCTGGACATGAGCTGACTGCTGCCCTACTTGTTGAAGCTATCAGCAGATGAAAATGGCAATTTCACCCGATAATATCTGTGGCAAATATTGCTCAGGCAGCTGGGTGTCTCAGGATTTTGAAAGGCTCCATCATGATGTGATTAGTAAAGATTTATACAGAAACTGCTTTAAGGAAAGAAGGGATGGAGAATAGAAAAATCTGTCCTTTACCTGCAGCGCATCAGTAGCtggaactaaaaaaaaaaaaaaaaagaagaacaaatgAAATATGTTACAAATGTAATTCATAGATTCTGTTAAAATCTGAGAATGCATGCCCTGAATACATATCTTCCAACTCCCCATGTGCTAGCAAATTATTCTTAGACAAAAGGAAGTTCAGGCACAATGTTGTGCCATACTGTATGTTGATTCTGtagtgtttttatttaatgaggGTTACAGTCaaaatggaaaaagctgtgtaaaataaaagaagagaaaggcatTTTCTATGGTTCAAAGGATGGAACAGGACATGAActcaaagcaaagcaaattaTTGAGGTAAAGAGGGACATAAAGCTGACAAGTACACAGAGGCATCTTATATGCATTgccaatattatttttaaataagaataGTATTTAGTGAGAAGTGAATTTATAAAGCTCCTACAGCAATTCAGGCTCTCAAACTACACCTCGGTTCAGGATGACTGCAAGAAATGTTCACTTTCATTCAGTAGAATAATTTGTGTTTCTGCAAGATTTCAGAGGTTAAGCACTGGTTGTCTGAGTCTCTGGGTTGCACCACGTTCGTGTCACTTCTTTCATTATGCATAAACTagcactgagagcagagctgttcccACAGTTGTTCTTACCCACTCAGTTCTGTTGCTAAAATATTACCCCATAAGTGATAGTCTCTGATGTCAAGTCTTTTCAACACTATCTTTCTAGGAGTAAATAAGTCCTTGCAGAACGGAGCTCTTTCCAGTCTGaggatgttttttttttgtggttttgaagACAGCCAGCGCTTACTCCAAGGCACAGCCACTCACCTGAGATGCAGAAAAGGGCCAGAgagagcagaagcagcactCCCGTGATCTTCATGGTGGCTGGatgagctgtgagcagcagagctcgGCTTTTGCTCAGGAAACACAGCCTGGGTTCTGTCCTCAGGTGCCAACCACGCTTATATGTATGCCTGCACCTCTGGGGGGCGTGTGTGTTTGTGCACGTTCATATTTGCCTTATCCACCCTTATCCTGGGGCAACACTTCCAGCCTTTTGTCTCAGAGGTAATATCAGTGGAGGTAAGCTGTGCTGGAAGCCAAGAGTGGTGTTTCTTCATCAACGGGAGTCACGGGGAGTTCAGATGTGTGAGATACACCCTCTGAGTCCTTATTTTAAGTGAAATATGTGACAGTTTCCCCCTGAAGGACCGCAGAAAATTCCTGCAGGCAAAAG of the Ammospiza nelsoni isolate bAmmNel1 chromosome 16, bAmmNel1.pri, whole genome shotgun sequence genome contains:
- the LOC132080701 gene encoding ovomucoid-like; protein product: MKITGVLLLLSLALFCISVPATDALQAAPVYCRNQRTIRNMCSMEYVPHCGSDGVTYPNKCTFCNAYLRSRGVLALRSLEAC